The Magnolia sinica isolate HGM2019 chromosome 10, MsV1, whole genome shotgun sequence genome includes a window with the following:
- the LOC131217427 gene encoding disease resistance protein RPM1-like, producing the protein MKHALPREGRGKIIFTTRMQNVASPVGERCNIHELEPLSDDLGWELFCRKAFWDKDPKGTCPQHLVGVGEALVRRCKGLPLAIAAIGGLMSKKSMDAFEWNNVLKNPDWELSHNEDLARLNEALLMSYRYLPPHLEYCFLCCGMFPEDHVIKRKKLIRIWVAEGFVEESPGKTLEEVSSDYFVQLINRSLLQPIFEDFTGELIACQVHDLMRDIAIYMFKKEGFGTIITNRDTKVDGKQRHLAIQNCEIGILSSMVNLNPRSLFVNNVNDFPSSLRRTLLDFKLLRILDLDGIQVKNLPDEVGGLIHLRYLSLRRTQIKNLPTSIGRLHNLQTLDVRDSNLECLPAGTEMLLQLRHLLFVEYLKMPSGAINLRNLQTLSGAFVDDRLSRELGELTQLRKLNVEVKEECCAELCNSISQLQHLRSLKIYAFDENERLQLQTVSRPPQYLEKLRVGGVMKELPVWVGSLNCVRVIFFVDTQLTSDPLTALGHLPNLVYLLLLNAYMGKRIGCTVGGFPKLRTLSLQEMEALEEWSSIDEGTMPCLDYLHISKCPNLKKLPDGFQHLAALQQLALEDMGEEFMDRVKKGGEDHFKVQHIPNIIRYHDDDGKLVEDELS; encoded by the coding sequence atgAAGCATGCTCTGCCTCGTGAGGGCAGAGGCAAGATCATCTTCACCACCCGCATGCAAAATGTAGCTTCTCCCGTGGGCGAGAGATGTAACATACATGAACTCGAGCCATTATCTGATGATTTGGGTTGGGAGCTCTTCTGCAGAAAGGCCTTTTGGGATAAAGACCCCAAAGGGACTTGCCCACAGCACTTGGTCGGAGTGGGAGAAGCCCTGGTCAGAAGATGCAAAGGCTTACCACTTGCAATCGCGGCTATAGGCGGCCTCATGTCGAAGAAGAGCATGGATGCTTTTGAATGGAATAATGTATTAAAAAATCCGGACTGGGAATTGAGCCACAACGAAGATCTTGCAAGATTGAACGAAGCCCTGCTCATGAGCTACCGTTATTTACCTCCTCACCTCGAGtactgtttcttgtgttgtggtatGTTCCCTGAGGATCATGTAATCAAGAGAAAGAAGCTGATCCGCATATGGGTGGCTGAAGGCTTCGTTGAGGAGAGTCCAGGGAAGACGCTGGAGGAGGTCTCAAGTGATTACTTTGTTCAGCTCATTAACAGAAGCCTCCTCCAGCCTATCTTTGAAGACTTTACAGGGGAGTTGATAGCGTGTCAAGTGCATGACCTCATGCGTGACATCGCTATCTATATGTTTAAGAAGGAAGGGTTTGGGACAATCATAACAAACCGAGACACCAAGGTGGATGGAAAGCAACGCCATTTAGCAATTCAAAACTGTGAAATTGGCATTCTATCTAGTATGGTCAATTTGAATCCTCGGTCACTCTTTGTAAATAATGTAAATGACTTTCCTTCCTCATTACGCAGAACATTATTAGATTTTAAGCTGCTGAGAATACTAGATCTCGATGGCATTCAAGTCAAGAATCTACCGGACGAAGTGGGTGGCCTAATTCACTTACGGTATTTAAGCTTGAGGAGGACACAGATCAAGAACCTGCCGACTTCAATAGGAAGATTGCATAACTTACAGACATTGGATGTCAGGGATTCCAATTTGGAATGCTTGCCTGCTGGAACAGAGATGCTGCTGCAATTGAGGCATCTTCTCTTTGTTGAATACCTTAAGATGCCAAGCGGAGCAATCAATTTACGTAACCTCCAAACATTATCAGGTGCGTTTGTTGATGATAGATTATCGAGAGAATTGGGTGAGTTAACCCAACTTAGGAAATTAAATGTTGAGGTTAAAGAAGAATGCTGTGCAGAACTATGCAATTCCATTAGTCAGTTGCAACACCTGCGTTCCCTCAAAATATATGCTTTTGATGAGAATGAGCGGCTCCAGTTACAAACAGTGTCGAGGCCTCCGCAGTATCTTGAGAAACTAAGAGTGGGAGGCGTGATGAAGGAGTTGCCGGTTTGGGTCGGCTCTCTCAACTGTGTGCGGGTGATCTTCTTTGTTGACACCCAATTAACAAGTGACCCACTCACAGCTCTAGGACATTTACCCAATCTGGTGTACCTTCTTCTACTGAATGCTTatatggggaagcggattggttgtaCGGTCGGAGGATTTCCTAAGCTCAGAACTTTGTCATTACAAGAAATGGAAGCATTGGAGGAGTGGAGCAGCATAGATGAGGGTACCATGCCATGCCTTGACTATCTCCACATTTCTAAATGTCCAAATTTAAAGAAGCTCCCGGACGGATTTCAGCATCTTGCCGCTCTTCAACAACTAGCCTTGGAGGACATGGGCGAAGAATTCATGGACAGGGTAAAGAAGGGTGGAGAGGACCACTTCAAGGTCCAGCACATCCCCAATATCATCCGTTATCACGATGATGATGGGAAATTGGTCGAGGATGAGCTGTCATGA